Genomic DNA from Ferroacidibacillus organovorans:
TGACTTTGACGAATGCGAGAAGCGACTTCAATCGCGTTTGACTTCGTATGATTGCACAACACGCCTGTTTTTTGATCGCGGGTTTCCGTTTGGCGCTTGTGACTGCTCTACAGCAGTCACCGCAGCGCCATCCTGCACTGCGTTCGTCGCGCGTGCAGTCCGTTCTTCGTAAGAACGATCACCATACCGATCGCGAGAACCTTGCCCTTGGACGCGTCCCTGCCGCGCTGTTGCGCCACCGTTTCGATCCGAGCGCGCTCCCGCCTGAAGCTGCGTCGAACGCGCTCCCGTGATCGACGAATCATCGCGTGAAGCCTGACCCATTGGCGCTTCAGCGATAGGTTCTCTCGCGACAGGCGGTTGTTCCTGCTCGAACGTCACTGAACTTGATCGCTCAAGGTTTGCGGATTGATGCTCATCATCCTTGCGAAACGGTGCAAGCACGGCCCCATTGGCCTTTCGCTCATTTCCATCTTTCTCGTTCAAACCATTCCCCGTGATACTCGCCTCTCCCTCACTGCTGCTTTGTTCTAGCAACTGCTTTTTGCGCGCAGCCTCTTGCGCCAGAATCCGCTGTTGTTCAGCTGCCGTTTTTGTGGCGGCACGCGCCTTCACATCTGAAAAAAAACTCTCAACAGCAGAAACCATCCCCGGTTCCATGACGCTCATATGATTATTCACCGGCATGTTTAAGCGTCCCAGAATCGTAATGATTTCTTTGCTCGACATGTTTAGTTGTTTAGCATATTCATAGACGCGCAATTTTGTCAAAATGCGCTCACCCCCTGAATTTCACCGAGCGCCTCGCGAATGCTTTTCACGAATCCCGGAGAAGTGACCGCAATCGCGGTCCGCGCCTCTTTACCAATCGCCTTCCCCAGTTGACTCCGATCAAAACAAACGACGAGAGGAACTTGGTAATACCTACACTTGTCAGCGATTTTTTTTGCCATGTTGTTCCCTGCGTCTTTGGACAGGATCACAAGACCCGCTGAGCGCGTCCGAATCGCACGCAGTGTCATCTCTTCTCCACTCACCAGTTGGCGAGAACGCGCTGCAAAACCGAGGAGCGAAAACACATCAGTCACGGTCATCACCTCTTAGATGGCGTGACAAAGTGTCATACACTTCGCCGGGAACGCTTGTTTTCAGTCCGCGATCCAGCGCACGCCGTTTTTTTGCCGTTTCAAGACAATCCGGATTGGCGCAAAGATACGCGCCGCGACCCGCCTTTTTCCCTGTGGGGTCAAGAGAGATTTCACCATCTTGTGTGAGGACCACGCGTGTCATTTCACGCTTTGGTTTCATCTCTTGACAACCCACACACTGACGAAGCGGTATTTTGCGTGGCACCATCGACCCCCCCTAGTCTTTTGCAAACGCCTCCAGATTGAGCTTCGCAAACACAGACTGGCTTCTGCCGAGATGACTCTCATTTTTGATATCGACTTTGTAGCCTGTCAACTTTGCGGCAAGTCGCGCGTTCTGCCCCTCTTTTCCAATCGCCAAAGAAAGTTGATGATCAGGAACGACCACTCGCGCAATCTTTTCACCCTCGACAATCTCGACGTCGACAACTTTGGCAGGAGACAGGGCGCTCGCCACGAAAATTCCAGGATCGACGCTCCACTCCACCACGTCGATCTTTTCGTCGCAAAGTTCGTTTACAATGGTTTGTATCCGCATCCCTTTAGGGCCGACGCACGCACCGATTGGATCAACATCCGGATTGCGCGAATACACGGCAACCTTTGAACGCGACCCTGCCTCACGCGCCAGACTTTTGATTTCTACCACGCCATCATAGATTTCTGGCACCTCAAGCTCAAAAAGCCGCCGCAAAAGTCCCGTGTGAATGCGGGACAACATGATCTGCGGCCCCTTTGTCGTCTTTTCGACACGCGTGATCAATGCCTTGATGCGATCTCCGATGCGCAGCACTTCACCTGGCAACGCTTCTCCGACAGGGAGAAGCGCCTCCGTCCGCTCAAGATCGATATAATAATTTCGATGGTCCATGCGCGTTACGACGCCTGACGTGATCTCTTCTTCAAGATCCGCATAGGCATTGTAGATAATTCCGCGCTCTGCCTCGCGGATGCGTTGAGTGACAACCTGTTTTGCCGTCTGCGCGGCGATGCGCCCAAAATCGCGCGGCGTCACCTCAAGCTCGACGATATCGCCGAGTTGAAATCGTGTGTCGATCTGTTCTGCAGCCTCTTGCGCAATCTCCAAGCGATGGTCGCTGGGTGACTCAACGACGGTTTTACGCGCGTACACGCGGATCTTTCCAGTCGTCCGTTCGATTTCCACACGCACATTTTGCGCTGAGTTAAAATTGCGCTTATACGCAGAAATAAGCGCCGCCTCGATCGCTTCAAGGACGACCTCACTGCTAATCCCTCGCTCTTTTTCCAACTGCTCGAGCGCTTCCATAAAATCGGCATTCATCGCCGTCGATTCCCCCTTCTCACCGCGTCTGAACATAAATCTCACCAAACGATCGAAAGCCTGGCGCTCGCAACCTTATCGAGCAAAACGGGCAGGCGTTGATCGTTGACTTCAATCTCAAGTGTTTCATCCACAAAAGAAAGAAGTGTACCTTCTACTTCTTTGTGGCCTAGATATGGTTCATAGAAACTGAGATAGACACGTTTGCCGACAGCGCGCTCAAAATCGCGTGGTTTTCGCAATGGCCGTTCCGCACCTGCAGAGGAAACTTCGAGGAAGTAAGCATTCGGGATCGGGTCCGACTCATCAAGGAGTATCGAAAGCGACTCGCTCACCTTCGCACAGTCATCAAGATCCACGGCGCCCTGAGGACGATCGATAAAGACGCGCAACATCCAATTGGCGCCTTCTTTTTTGTACTCTGTCTCAACCAATTCCAGGCCGTTCTCGCGGAGGACAGGAGCAACCAACCGCTCAACGAGATCCGTCACCTTTTGCCTTGCCATAAACGACCTCCCAAAAAACCATCCGTGAACGAACTTCTCGAACACGCAGCACCCGTAGCCAATCGACGGAACACCCAAAGGTGACACTGCACATACACAAACGAAAGAGTGGGGAAACCCCACTCCGGTAGCACACTTTGGTATGTTACGTCGCGTTGGTGAAAGTATACCACCTTGCTCCTCTCATTGCAATGCGCACCATCCATCGAGTCATCTCACACTGCGCACGGCTTTTTACACACCTAGAAAAGCGAGAGTTGATTGGTTTCGGGGAGATCGGACAGCGCACCGTAACCGTTTAAAAGATCAATGATCGACTTGCTCGCCCGTCCGCGCTCCCGCAAATCTTCCCACGAAATAAAGGGAGATTCTGCGCGCGCCTTCGTAATCGATGTCGCAGCGGCAGCGCCTATGCCAGGAGCTGCCGCAAACGGTGGCAACAACCCGTCACTTTTCAGCAGAAAATGAGTCGCATGGCTCTCATCCAGCGATAGCGGATAGAATTTGAACCCTCGGCGCGTCATCTCAAGCGCCACCTCAAGGACGGTCAACATATCCGCCTCCTTGTTCGACGCCTCTTTGCCTTTTTGCTCGATCTCGCGCACGGCGAGTTCAATCGCGTCGGCGCCTCGATTCATCACATCAAGATCAAAATCGCTCGCGCGAACCGTAAAATACGCGGCGTAAAACGCCAGCGGGTGATAGACTTTAAAATACGCGATGCGCACTGCATTCAGAACATACGCGGCGGC
This window encodes:
- a CDS encoding L7Ae/L30e/S12e/Gadd45 family ribosomal protein, with the protein product MTVTDVFSLLGFAARSRQLVSGEEMTLRAIRTRSAGLVILSKDAGNNMAKKIADKCRYYQVPLVVCFDRSQLGKAIGKEARTAIAVTSPGFVKSIREALGEIQGVSAF
- the rnpM gene encoding RNase P modulator RnpM, with the translated sequence MVPRKIPLRQCVGCQEMKPKREMTRVVLTQDGEISLDPTGKKAGRGAYLCANPDCLETAKKRRALDRGLKTSVPGEVYDTLSRHLRGDDRD
- the nusA gene encoding transcription termination factor NusA yields the protein MNADFMEALEQLEKERGISSEVVLEAIEAALISAYKRNFNSAQNVRVEIERTTGKIRVYARKTVVESPSDHRLEIAQEAAEQIDTRFQLGDIVELEVTPRDFGRIAAQTAKQVVTQRIREAERGIIYNAYADLEEEITSGVVTRMDHRNYYIDLERTEALLPVGEALPGEVLRIGDRIKALITRVEKTTKGPQIMLSRIHTGLLRRLFELEVPEIYDGVVEIKSLAREAGSRSKVAVYSRNPDVDPIGACVGPKGMRIQTIVNELCDEKIDVVEWSVDPGIFVASALSPAKVVDVEIVEGEKIARVVVPDHQLSLAIGKEGQNARLAAKLTGYKVDIKNESHLGRSQSVFAKLNLEAFAKD
- the rimP gene encoding ribosome maturation factor RimP — its product is MARQKVTDLVERLVAPVLRENGLELVETEYKKEGANWMLRVFIDRPQGAVDLDDCAKVSESLSILLDESDPIPNAYFLEVSSAGAERPLRKPRDFERAVGKRVYLSFYEPYLGHKEVEGTLLSFVDETLEIEVNDQRLPVLLDKVASARLSIVW